GCGTCGCCCTCGGGCTCGTCGTGCCCGCGAGCCCTGCCGCGACGGCCCGCGCGCACGGCCTGGCCGCCGAGCCGGAGCAGTCGCTCGCGGAACGCTGGGAGCACGTGTGGCGGCCCGTGTCCGCGGGCGTCGCCGTGCCGGTGTTCGCGCTGTTCGCCGCGGGCGTGACGATCTCCTCGGACGTCGTGCGCGACGCGCTGTCCGACCCCGTCGCCCAGGGGGTCGCGCTCGGGCTCGTCGTCGGCAAGCCGCTCGGCATCGTCGGTGTCACGTGGCTCGTCGCGACGTTCACGCGCGCCCGCCTCGCGCCGGGGCTGCGCTGGGGCGACGTGCTCGGTGTGGGTCTCGTGGCCGGCATCGGGTTCACGGTCTCGCTCCTCGTCGCCGAGCTCGCGTTCGGCGAGGGGTCCCCGCACGACGAGCACGCGGTCCTCGCCGTGCTCACGGCCTCCCTCGCGGCCGCGCTCGTCGGCGGTACCGTGCTCGCAGCGCGTGGCCGGCGGCTGCGCGCGAGCACCGACCTCTCGGGCACCGAGCCGCCCTCGTCACCGCCGAACGGATAGGTTCACGACGATGACCACCGTCGACTCCGCCACGCTCCTGATCGAGGGGCCGTGGCAGCACCGGTTCGTCTCCGCGAACGGCGCGCGGTTCCACGCCGCGGTCGCCGGGCCGGACGACCGGGACGTCCCGCTCGTCGTGCTCCTGCACGGCGTGCCGCAGTTCTGGTGGGCGTGGCGTCACCAGCTGCCCGCGCTCGCTGAGGCCGGGTACCGCGTGGCCGCGCTCGACGTGCGCGGCACGGGCGGCTCGGACAAGCCGCCGCAGGGGTACGACGTGCCGACGCTCGCCGCCGACGTCGCGGGGGTCGTGCGGTCGCTGGGCGCGAGCTCGGCCGTCGTCGTCGGCACCGGGACGGGTGGGTCCGTCGCGTGGGCGATGCCCGCGCTGCAGCCCGCCGCGACGCGCGCCATCGCCGTGCTGTCCTCCCCGCACCCGCTCGACGCCGTGCGCCGACCCTGGACCACGTTCCGCCCCGCGGCGGCGCGGCGCCTCGCGTACGTGCAGCTGCCGTCCCTGCCCGAGCGCGCGCTGACCCGCGGCGACCTCGCGCACCGGATGCTCGTCGAGTGGGGTGGCGGGCAGTGGCTCGACCGCGCGACCGAGCGCACCTACCTCGAGGCGCTGCGCGTGCCGTTCGCGGCGCACTCGCAGCTCGAGCAGCTGCGCTGGCTGGGCCGCTCCGCACCGCGCCCCGACGGCCGCCGGTTCGCGGCGGGCCTGCGGCGCACGCGGCCCACGCCCGTGCTGCACCTGCACGGCTCGCGCGACGGGCTGTTCAGCTCGCGGTCGGTCGCCCTCACGCGCGAGACGTCGGCGCTCGTCGGCGCGGACTACACGTACGAGCTCGTCGCGGGTGCGGGGCACTACCTGGCGGAGCAGGAGCCCGAGCTCGTCACGCGCTCGCTGCTCACGTGGCTGCGTCGTGTCGCGCCGCTGGAGCCCTGACGCGCGTCAGCCCTTGAGCAACGCCTGAGCCTTCACCGGGTCGGTCTCGCCGATGCCCGCCGACGGGCACAGCCGCACCAGCGGGCACGCCCCGCACGCCGGCCGCCGCGCGTGGCACGTGCGACGCCCGTGGAAGATCAGCCGGTGGCACGCCATGGTCCAGTCGCGCCGCGGCAGCAGCGCACCGAGCTCACGCTCGACGACCAGCGGGTCCTCGCTCGCGGTGTACCCCAACCGCCGGGACAGCCGCAGCACGTGCGTGTCCGTGGTGATGCCGGGGACGCCGTACGCGTTGCCCAGCACGACGTTCGCGGTCTTGCGGCCCACGCCCGGGAGAGTCACCAGCTTGTCGAGCCGGCGCGGCACCGTCCCGCCGAACTGCTCGACGAGCGCGCGCGACAGGCCTGTGACGGCCTTCGCCTTCGCGCGGAAGAACCCGAGCGGCTTGAGGATCGCCTCGAGCTCGTCCGGGTCCGCGGCCGCGAGCTCCGCCGGGCCGGGGTACCGCGCGAACAGCTCGGGCGTGGTCGCGTTCACGCGCACGTCCGTGGTCTGCGCGGACAGGACGGTCGCGACGAGGAGCGTGAACGCGTCCGTGAAGTCGAGCTCGCACCGTGCGTCCGGGTACCGCTCCGCGAGGAGCCGGTCGGCACGCCGCGCGCGGCGGGTGCGGGCGAGGGGGGACTCGGTCGGGAGGTCGGTCGGGAGGTCGGTCGGGAGGCTGGTCGGGAGGCTGGTCGGGAGCTCGGGCCCCGCGGCGCTCGTCGTCACCCCGCCAGCGTAGGTGCGGCCACCGACACCGCGCGCTGACCTGGACGGACGCCCAGCAGCCGCCTGCGTTGCTCCCCCAGGGTGACGTGAGCAACACCACGGGACCAAACGTTCAAGCCGGACGTCCGGTCTGCCGTTGACCCAGTGGTCAGCGGGACGAGGAGGACGTACCACGATGACACCTGGGGGCGATCACGCAGTCCGCAGCCTGCGCCTCGACCGGCGCGCGCTGCGCGCCGAGTGCCAGCGCGTCGGCTGGTGGCGACGGCTCGTACGCGCACGTCTCGACCTCGCGGTGGCGGCCGCCGCACGGCCCGCACCGCTCGGCGAGGACGTCGCGTTCCAGCTGCCGCTCGACGTCACGCTCGGCGTGCCGCGCATGGGCGAGCTCGAGCGCCTGCTGCCCGACCTGCAACCGAGCGACGTTCCCGCGATCGACCGGCTGCGCGCGCTCGACGAGCAGCTCGCGCTCTACGAGCAGGGCGTCACGGAGGCGCTCGCCCGCACCACGGACCGCCTGATCTCGCGACTCGCGGACCACCCCGCGTGCGCGGGCGACGTGGTGGCCACGCCTCCGGTCCGCCGCTGACCTGACCGCTCGAACAGGACAGCGACGCCGGATGCGGCAGACTGTGGCGTGGATCTCGACGTGGCCGGGCCTCGGCGCGCCGGGTGAACCGGACACACCGAGCAGGATCGAGACGAAGGAGCGTGGCGTGGCTGAGGACGTCGTGCTGTCAGCACCGCTGTTCGCGGGACTGGACGAGGAATCGGCACTCGCGCTGGTCGCGAGCATGACCCCGCTCGAGATGGTGCGAGGCGACGTGCTGTTCCACGAGGGCGAGCCGGGCGACCGGCTCTACATCGTGCGGGACGGCAAGATCAAGCTCGGCCGACGCTCGACCGACGGGCGGGAGAACCTGCTCGCCGTGCTCGGCCCGGGCGAGATGTTCGGCGAGCTGTCCATGTTCGACCCGGGCCCCCGCACCGCCACCGCGACCGTCGTCGCCGACGCGGTGCTGCTCGAGCTCGACCA
The sequence above is a segment of the Cellulomonas palmilytica genome. Coding sequences within it:
- the nth gene encoding endonuclease III, with the protein product MTTSAAGPELPTSLPTSLPTDLPTDLPTESPLARTRRARRADRLLAERYPDARCELDFTDAFTLLVATVLSAQTTDVRVNATTPELFARYPGPAELAAADPDELEAILKPLGFFRAKAKAVTGLSRALVEQFGGTVPRRLDKLVTLPGVGRKTANVVLGNAYGVPGITTDTHVLRLSRRLGYTASEDPLVVERELGALLPRRDWTMACHRLIFHGRRTCHARRPACGACPLVRLCPSAGIGETDPVKAQALLKG
- a CDS encoding alpha/beta fold hydrolase, which gives rise to MTTVDSATLLIEGPWQHRFVSANGARFHAAVAGPDDRDVPLVVLLHGVPQFWWAWRHQLPALAEAGYRVAALDVRGTGGSDKPPQGYDVPTLAADVAGVVRSLGASSAVVVGTGTGGSVAWAMPALQPAATRAIAVLSSPHPLDAVRRPWTTFRPAAARRLAYVQLPSLPERALTRGDLAHRMLVEWGGGQWLDRATERTYLEALRVPFAAHSQLEQLRWLGRSAPRPDGRRFAAGLRRTRPTPVLHLHGSRDGLFSSRSVALTRETSALVGADYTYELVAGAGHYLAEQEPELVTRSLLTWLRRVAPLEP